CCGGGCCACCTTTCCGGACATGCCCATCCTTTTCATCGAATGCCGCAACGACGATCCGGCCTTGCTCGATCTCAGCATCGACCGCAAGATTCGCGGCCAGGAATTCGCCCATCTGCCCGAGAACGAGGCCAAAAAAAGCTTTCGGGAGCGCATCGGCTACTATCGCCACATCCTGCGTTCCCTGACCCCCGAGGACGGCAACGGGGTCATCCTGGATTCCCTGAACAACCGCATTCTGCTGGAGCGGGCCGATTCGCTCTTGCCGTATTACGCCCGCATCCGGGATCTTCTGGTCTCGGACTGGATCAAGAACCTGTTTTTGGCCCGGCACGGCCAGTCTGAGGACAATCTGGCCGGCCGCATCGGCGGCGACACGGATCTGACCGAGACCGGCCGGTCCCAGGCCTGGGCCTTGTCGCGGCATTTCATCGGCACCCCGATCCCGTATGTCTTCACCAGCACCAAGCGCCGCACCCAGGAGATGGCCGAGCCCCTGGTCACGGCCCGGCAGTACTGCTCGGTCTTTGCCTTTACGGAATTCGACGAGATCGACGCCGGGGAGTGCGAGGGCATGACCCCGGCCGAGATCAAGGAGCGCCGTCCGGAGGTTTACGCCGCCCGCAGCCTGGACAAGTACCGCTACACCTATCCTGGCGGCGAAAGCTACGAGATCCTGGCCGAGCGCGTGGAGCGCGGCCTCAAGAAGGCCTTTTTTTTGAGCGGCAACGCGGAAAACATCCTCATCGTGGGACATCAGGCCGTCAACCGGGTGATCTTGTCCCATTTTCTCTTCCGACGGGCCGAGGACGTGCCCTACATCTACATCCCCCAGGACCGCTACTTCCACATCGTGTCCACGCATACCAAGAAGCTGTTTGAACTGAAGAAGTTCTAGCCGGGTATCCGCCGCATCGGCGAATGCCCATGACCCGGGCTGCGGCGGCCGCCGGGCCGCCGTCCTGTCCCTGCAACGCGGCCCGTGCCGCGCTTCCCCGACCCCTGCGGCAGGCTATGCCGCCGCGGCCTTGTGATCCGCTCTCCGGATATGGTAGTTCGGACGCCTAGCGGCGCTGTCCCTGCCGAAGCCGTCTTGCGCCCACGCCAGGTGTCCGCCGCTTTGCGGCGGCGATCCCCAGGTCATCGCACAAGGAGCACCTATGCAGACAGTCCGGGACGTGACTTTTGATTTGCTTCGCCGTCTGGGAGTGACGACCATCGTGGGCAACCCGGGTTCGACGGAAGAGGCCTTCCTTGCCGACTTCCCGAGTGATTTTCAATACATACTTGCGCTTCACGAATCGTGCGTGGTGGGCGTCGCCGAAGGGCTGTCCCAAGGCCTGCGCGCCCCCGTGGTAGTCAACGTGCACACCAACGCCGGGCTGGGCAACGCCATGGGCAACCTCATCACCGCCGCCCTGGGCAAGACGCCGCTGATCGTCACCGCCGGACAGCAGACCCGGGCCATGCTGCTCGGCGAGCCGTTTTTGGCCAACACGGACGCCGAGGCCCTGCCCAAACCCTGGGTCAAGTGGAGCTATGAGCCGCGCCGCGCCAAAGACGTGCCTGCGGCGTTCATGCGGGCCTATGCCATGGCCGTGCAACCGCCCGCCGGGCCGGTGTTTTTGTCCCTGCCCATGGACGACTGGGATGAGCCCATGGACGCTGTCGACGTGTTTCGCACTGTCTCCATGCGTCAGGCCCCGGACCCGGAGCGACTGGCCCTGTGCGTGGACCTGATCGGGGGCAGCCGCAACCCGGTGCTGGTCTACGGCGGCGACGTGGCCCGGTGCGGGGCCTGGGAAGAGGGCGTGGCCCTGGCGGAGAGGCTTGGGGCCCCGGTCTGGCTGGCCCCCCTGCCGGAGCGGGTTTCCTTTCCCCAGAACCATCCGCTCTACGCCGGGGTTTTGCCCCCGGCCATCGCGCCGCTTGGCGCGGCCCTGGCCGGGCACGATCTCGTGGTGGTCATCGGCGCCCCGGTCTTTCGCTATTATCCCTTTGTCCCGGGAAAATGCCTGCCTGACGGGGCCCGGCTCCTCCACATCACCGACGACCCGGCCGAGGCGGCCCGGGCCGTGGTCGGCGACAGCCTGCTTGGCGACGCCAAGCTGGTTCTGGCCGCCCTGGCGAGGCATGTTTCGGCCCGCCCGGCCCGCGTCTCCAACCCGTCCCGTCCGTCCCGCCTGGCCCAGGCGGCCCCGGTCGTCCCCGGCGGCCCCGCCCCGGAATCCGCCGCTGATGACGCCGCCCCCCTCCCGGCCATGACGGCGCAGCAGGTCTTCGCGGCCATGTCCGAGGCCGCCCCGGACGCATGCGTGATCGCCTTCGAGGCCCCGTCCTTCATGGCGGCCTTCAGCCAGTCGCCAATAGGGCGTATGGCCCGTCCGGACAGTTATTACATGACGGCCTCGGGGGGGCTTGGCTGGGCCATGCCCGCCGCTGTGGGCCACGCCCTGGCCGAGAGGCGCACCGGCCGCAACCGTCCGGTCGTCGTCATCATCGGCGACGGTTCGTTCCAGTACGCGGTGCAGTCGATATGGACGGCCGTGCAGCACCGGCTCCATGTGACCTTTGTCGCGCTCAAAAACGGCTGCTACGGCATCCTGAAATCGTTCGCCGCCCAGATGGGGCTTTCAGGCGTTCCCGGCCTGGACATCCCGGGCATCGACATCGCCGCGTTGGGGAAGGGCTATGGGGCGGATGCACACCGCTGCGAAACGGCGGATCAGGTCAGGGACCGCTTCGCCGCAGCCATGACCGCCGGAGGCGTCACGGTCATCGAGGCGGTCATCGGCTAACGGCCGCGCAAACCGGGCGTGCCCATCGTTAAAGCGTGGGCCATGGATTTTCGTTCCGGGAGGCGGCAGCGCGAGGCATGGCTGCCGCCCTACGGCGAACTGACCCCGGGCCGGGCGCGTATCCGGACAATGGCTGACGCCTCCGGACCCGCCCCTCCGGGATGCCGACCGAAGCCTATTCGCCCAGAAGCAGCAGGGTGTTCGTCCCCTGCGCGCCGGTCGAACCGCCGAGCAGCGCGCCGGGGATGTACAGCCGGGGCTTGGTCTCTCCCGTGCCGCAACCGGTGGTCATGGTCACGCCACCGGCCAGAACCCGGCTCAGTATGGTGGAGACGGAATCGTTCGGGCGGTTCTGGCGCAGGATGGCCCAGGCCCCGGCCACGTGCGGCGTGGCCATGGAGGTGCCGTTCCAGGATTCGTAGCTGGTGTCCGAGCCCCCGGTGGAGGAATAGATGCCGGTGCCCGGGGCGAAGAGGGTCTGCAGGGTGGCGTGCCAGTTGTTGAAGTAGCTTTCCAGGTCGTCGGAGGTGGACGAACCCACGGCGATGGAGGTGGAGATGCAGGCCGGGATGCCGATGTAGCCGCAATATTCATCGTTGCCGGTGGCGATGGTGGTGGCGATGTTGACCGAACGCAGGAGGTCGATGGCGGCCTTGCGGGAGTCGCTGTCGCAAGCTGAGGAGTATTCGCCGCTGCCCAGACTCATGCTGGCGGCCGCGATGCTGTAGGAGTTGCGCAGGGAGTAGACGTAGTTGAGGGCCGCCAGTTGGTCGCTGGGGTAGGAGCCGAGCGAAGTGGCTCCGGTGATGGAGAAGACCTGGATGGCGATGAGGTTGGAGTCCTTGGCCACCCCGGCCACGCTGCCGTCGGCCTTTTTTCCGGTGGCGATGCCGGCGCAGTGGGTGCCGTGGTCATAGCTCTGGTAGGTGCTGGCGTAGTGGGCGGCGCTGCCGGTGCCGAAGGCCGAACTCGTGTTGCCGGGGCAGTTGTTGGCTACAGAATAGCAGGCCTCGACGATGGTCTTGCCGGAAAAGAATTCGTGGGTGCGCCGGATGCCGGTGTCCAGGATGGCCACGTACCAGCCCGCGCCGGTGTAGCCCTGGGTCCAGGCGACGTCGGCCCCGACCTTGGGCGGCCCCCAGTTGAGGTTGGCGGCCTTTGCGGACGGGGCGGCGGGCGGCGCGGCCTGGCTTGAGTCGTCCTTCGTGTTGCCGCCCTTCGTCTTGCCGCTCCCGGCCCCGCCGTTGTCGGGTACGGGGACGGGCACGGGAATGGGGGCGTCGATCTCGATGGAGGTGACCCTGGGGTCCGCCTGCAGGGCCTCCAGGGCCTTTTGGGTGACGGAAATGGCCACGAACGGGAAGGCCGAATAGGTGCGGGTGACGGTATAGCTCTGGGCCGGGAGCGACGACAGCACCCCGTCCGTTCCCTGGGCGATGGCCGCCGCGAGGGCGGCGTCGGCGGTGTCGGCGGCGGCCTGTCGACCGGTCTTGGCCTCGCCCGGGGCGACGACCTTGAATTGGGCTGCGGACGCGGCCAGATCGGCATATTTGGCCACGGTGACCCCCACGATGACCCGGGCCTTGCCGTCGGCGCTCAGGGCCTGAGCCGGGACGTCTGTGAAGCGCAGGCTTTTGTCGCCGGCCGAGGCGGCGCCGGACGCGCCAAGCAGGAGGAGGGAAAGCACAAGCACAAGTGCGATATGATGTTGTCTTTTCATGGCTTTTTCCCGGTGGGAGGTATGGAGGATTCGCGAGCCGATTTACATTGAATATGCACTATGCGGGTAGGCGAGTCAATATTGAACGTTTATTTTGCGCCACATGCGCCGGACGCCGTCGTATCCTGCAAAAAAATGCAACAGAAAGGCGAAGGGACGTATGATTTCAAGATGATGGATGGAGGTCGGGCATCGTCATGCAGGATTGCGGGAAAACGGCGGGCCGCGACGGTGCGCAGTGCATGCTGGCTGGAATTGCCGTAGCACGGGGCGGCGGGAGGGCGTGACCGCTGACGTAATATGGCCGCCGCCATGGCCGGGCCGGAAGTAATGATCCTGGTGGCCCGTTCCGGTTCCCGACCCGCCCGTTATTCCATTTCCAGATAGTCCGACAGGATCATCTTCGGCCCGAATCCGGGAAAATTCACGCGGCATTTGCCGCCCTCCAGGCGGGCGATGATCTTGCCGCGTCCGAAGACCTTGTGGCGGCAATAGCCCAGCAGCGAAGGGTCGGTCCTGGGGGGTGCGGGCTCGCAGGCCGTGATGGGGCCGGACGGCGGGGCGGCTGCCGATCCGGACAGGGGGCGCGGCGGGGCGAAGTCCGGGCTGTCGGATTGCGGGACGGGGCGGCCGGACAGGGATTCGCGCACCATGGTGCACAGCGAGGCGGGCAGTTCGCGCACGAAAAGGCTCGGCTGCACCGGCGAGCAGACCCCGGCCTGGCGGTTGTACAGGGTCTCGGGCACAAAAAGCCCCAGATAGTCCCTGGCCCGGGTGCAGGCCACATAGAGCAGGCGGCGCTCCTCCTCCAGATCCTCGTCCCGGGTCAGGGCGTGGCGCGAGGGGAAGCGCTCGTCCACCAGATCAAGGAGCAGGACCGCCGACCATTCCAGCCCCTTGGAGGAATGCACCGTGGACAGGACCAGATGGTCTTCCCTGGCCTTGCGCTTGTCCTCGTCCGGGGATTCCAGGGTCATGTCCGCCAGAAGGGCGTCGAGGCTGGAATAGCCCGAGGCGATCTGCTGCAACTGTTCAAGCCCGGTCAGGCGGCGCGGGTAGTCGTCGGGATACTTCTCCATGAGGTGCGGGGCGTGGTGGGCGATGGCCCGCTCCAGGATGGGGCCGGGATGGGGCGGCATGGCCCGCAGCGAATCCAGGAAGGCGAAGAGTTCGGCCAGTTGGGGATGCTTTTTCGCGGCCTTGTCGATGGCCGCCTGATCGCCCAGGCGCACGGCCTCCATGAGCCTGAGGGCGGTCTTTGGGCCGATTTTGGGCACAAACGACAGGCAGCGGGTCCAGGCCGCCGGGTCCAGGGGGTTGGCCACCACCCTCGGATAGGCCAGCACGTCTTTGATGTGCGCGGCCTCGGAAAACTTGATGCCGCCGTATTTCTGGAAGGGGATGTTCGCTTTCCCCAGTTCCACCTCCAGGGCATAGGACTGGTATCCGGCCCGAAACAGCACCGCGATCTCGTGCAGGGGCCATTTTCGGGCCAGCTCCCGAATCTTCACGACCGCCATCCTGGCCTGGGTGATGTCCGA
Above is a genomic segment from Desulfolutivibrio sulfodismutans DSM 3696 containing:
- a CDS encoding bifunctional nucleoside/nucleotide kinase/histidine phosphatase family protein; translated protein: MNRDKKLVVAMVGLPAMGKSTVALKLKENLDKEDVRVAVFNNGDVRRRMLPGNTAHAGFYNPENAETASLREHIAATNMAEARAFLSAGGQIAILDATNVSPKRRETIRATFPDMPILFIECRNDDPALLDLSIDRKIRGQEFAHLPENEAKKSFRERIGYYRHILRSLTPEDGNGVILDSLNNRILLERADSLLPYYARIRDLLVSDWIKNLFLARHGQSEDNLAGRIGGDTDLTETGRSQAWALSRHFIGTPIPYVFTSTKRRTQEMAEPLVTARQYCSVFAFTEFDEIDAGECEGMTPAEIKERRPEVYAARSLDKYRYTYPGGESYEILAERVERGLKKAFFLSGNAENILIVGHQAVNRVILSHFLFRRAEDVPYIYIPQDRYFHIVSTHTKKLFELKKF
- a CDS encoding S8 family serine peptidase — translated: MKRQHHIALVLVLSLLLLGASGAASAGDKSLRFTDVPAQALSADGKARVIVGVTVAKYADLAASAAQFKVVAPGEAKTGRQAAADTADAALAAAIAQGTDGVLSSLPAQSYTVTRTYSAFPFVAISVTQKALEALQADPRVTSIEIDAPIPVPVPVPDNGGAGSGKTKGGNTKDDSSQAAPPAAPSAKAANLNWGPPKVGADVAWTQGYTGAGWYVAILDTGIRRTHEFFSGKTIVEACYSVANNCPGNTSSAFGTGSAAHYASTYQSYDHGTHCAGIATGKKADGSVAGVAKDSNLIAIQVFSITGATSLGSYPSDQLAALNYVYSLRNSYSIAAASMSLGSGEYSSACDSDSRKAAIDLLRSVNIATTIATGNDEYCGYIGIPACISTSIAVGSSTSDDLESYFNNWHATLQTLFAPGTGIYSSTGGSDTSYESWNGTSMATPHVAGAWAILRQNRPNDSVSTILSRVLAGGVTMTTGCGTGETKPRLYIPGALLGGSTGAQGTNTLLLLGE
- the mdlC gene encoding benzoylformate decarboxylase, with protein sequence MQTVRDVTFDLLRRLGVTTIVGNPGSTEEAFLADFPSDFQYILALHESCVVGVAEGLSQGLRAPVVVNVHTNAGLGNAMGNLITAALGKTPLIVTAGQQTRAMLLGEPFLANTDAEALPKPWVKWSYEPRRAKDVPAAFMRAYAMAVQPPAGPVFLSLPMDDWDEPMDAVDVFRTVSMRQAPDPERLALCVDLIGGSRNPVLVYGGDVARCGAWEEGVALAERLGAPVWLAPLPERVSFPQNHPLYAGVLPPAIAPLGAALAGHDLVVVIGAPVFRYYPFVPGKCLPDGARLLHITDDPAEAARAVVGDSLLGDAKLVLAALARHVSARPARVSNPSRPSRLAQAAPVVPGGPAPESAADDAAPLPAMTAQQVFAAMSEAAPDACVIAFEAPSFMAAFSQSPIGRMARPDSYYMTASGGLGWAMPAAVGHALAERRTGRNRPVVVIIGDGSFQYAVQSIWTAVQHRLHVTFVALKNGCYGILKSFAAQMGLSGVPGLDIPGIDIAALGKGYGADAHRCETADQVRDRFAAAMTAGGVTVIEAVIG
- a CDS encoding ATP-dependent helicase — translated: MDFENDLNPAQYQAVTAAGGPLLVIAGAGSGKTRTIVYRLARLVQQGVDPASILLLTFTRKASQEMLSRAAMLLGHGGDILPGVCGGTFHAFAYAALRRHHQTLGFPQGFTVIDRADADELIGRVKDDLGLGKGDKSFPKKSHVAELIGKSRNKECRVADIISRESFHLLPHADDLERMADGYAAAKAAHHLMDYDDLLFLLERLLVEHEDVREFYRRRFTHIMVDEYQDTNRVQARLITLLAPHTGNVMAVGDDAQSIYAFRGATVDNILAFPRIFPGTAVIKLEQNYRSTQPILELTNAILQNAGEKYDKTLFSTRTDGPKPELLRPFSDITQARMAVVKIRELARKWPLHEIAVLFRAGYQSYALEVELGKANIPFQKYGGIKFSEAAHIKDVLAYPRVVANPLDPAAWTRCLSFVPKIGPKTALRLMEAVRLGDQAAIDKAAKKHPQLAELFAFLDSLRAMPPHPGPILERAIAHHAPHLMEKYPDDYPRRLTGLEQLQQIASGYSSLDALLADMTLESPDEDKRKAREDHLVLSTVHSSKGLEWSAVLLLDLVDERFPSRHALTRDEDLEEERRLLYVACTRARDYLGLFVPETLYNRQAGVCSPVQPSLFVRELPASLCTMVRESLSGRPVPQSDSPDFAPPRPLSGSAAAPPSGPITACEPAPPRTDPSLLGYCRHKVFGRGKIIARLEGGKCRVNFPGFGPKMILSDYLEME